The Pseudomonas multiresinivorans DNA window GGCCAGGCCTTCAACGCCCAGGACTGAGGTCCGGCCCTGAGAAATCGGTACTGGCGTACCAGCGGCGTCGGCCTGCAGCCCAGCAACCACGCCGCCTCCCGCCATTTTTCTGGCTCCGCTCCGCTCTCCCCTCCGGCAAAGTGCCACTATTTCGCCAGACTTCTGGCGAAACCTTTCCCCAGCGGGGAACCCTGACCACCACCGGTCGGTCAATACGGCGTCTTTTCAGGCCTTTCCGCGCCCTGGCACGGAAATCGCTCTGTCCCTGCAAACGCCGTAAAAATGGTCGCCGCCATGGTTCCTCCCAAGCACTCCAATACCATCGATTTCGATGCTGCCAAGCTCCAGCGCGCGGCCAGCCAGGACATCCGCACACCCTCGCGGCGTCCGCTGGAGCTGCTGGAACTGCGCCAGCAGCTGAACCTGCAATTGCAGGTGAGCCTGGAGGCTGACCGCATCCTCGCGGTGTTCTTCCGCGAGATCCAGCAGATGCTGCCCGTGGCCTACCTGGCGTACTACCACGCCGGCGCCGACCTGCGCCTGGAGTTCGGCGAAGCAGCCCGGCACAGCGCCGACTACCGCCTGACCCACGCCAGCGAGTACCTCGGCGAGATCAGCTTCCGTCGTGCCCGGCGCTTCTCCGAGGCCGAGCTGGCACAGTTGGAATCGCTGATGGCCTGCCTGCTCTATCCCCTGCGCAACGCCCTGCTCTACCGCGCCGCTGTGCAATCGGCGCTCCGCGACGCGCTGACCGGCACCGGCAACCGCATTGCCATGGACCAGACCCTGGGGCGCGAGGTCGAGGTAGCCCGGCGCCACCTGCTGCCACTGTCGATCCTCATGCTCGACCTGGACCACTTCAAGCAGATCAATGACGAGCACGGCCACAGCGTCGGCGACGACGCCTTGCGCGCCGTGGCAACGGCGCTGAAGAACAGCCTGCGCAATGTCGACATGGTGTTCCGCTTCGGCGGCGAGGAATTCCTCGTGCTGCTGTCCAACACCCCCGGCGTCGCCGCCGCGCAGGTGGGCGAACGGCTGCGCGCTGCCGTGGAGGAGCTGAACCTGGCCGCCGGCGGCAAGCGCTTGCCGCTGTCCATCAGCCTGGGCTGCGCCACCCTCAATGGCGGCGAGTCGGTGGATGATCTGTTGCGCCGCGCCGACAGCGCGCTTTACGAAGCCAAGCGCGACGGCCGCAACCGCCTGGCCTGCGCCAGCTGACCCAGCGAGAGCCCCCCTGTCGGAGCGAGCTTGCTCGCGAACGGATTTCCCGGCAGTTCTGGCGTCAAGCGGGTTCGCGAGCAAGCTCGCTCCTACAGAAGACTTCCGGTAAATCGCAGGCAAGAAAAAGGGCTCCGAGGAGCCCTTTTCCATTTACCGCTGACGCTTAGCGCTTGAAGCCCGGACGCATGCCGTCACCGGCAGCCTGCGGACGGCGCTTGGCGATCGGCTTGCGCACCGGCTTGCCGGGACGCTCGGCCAGCGGGGCGCCTTTTTCACGCGCCGGACGGTCGCTGGGAGCCTTGCGCGGCGCACGGTTCTCACCGGCATCGCTACGCGGGCCACGGGCCGGACGATCAGCACCGTCGCGCGGTGCGCGAGCAGGACGATCACCACCGGCATCACGCGGCTTGCGCGGGGCACGGCTGTCGGCCGAATCGCTACGCGGGCCACGGGCCGGGCGGTCACCGGCATCACGCGGAGCGCGAGCGGGACGATCACCACCGGCGTCACGCGGCTTGCGCGGGGCACGGCTGTCAGCGGAATCGCTGCGCGGGCCACGGGCCGGACGATCACCGGCATCACGCGGAGCGCGGGCCGGGCGGTCAGCGATGTCGCGCGGTGCGCGCGCCGGACGCTCGTCGCCATCACGCGAAGCACGAGCCGGGCGCTCGCCAGCCGCCGGGCGCGGAGCACGCTGCGGACGCTCGCCTTCGGCGCGCTCGGTGCGAGTGCGCGAGCCACGGCCCGGACGCTCGCTAGGGGCGAGCTTCTTGCCGAGCTTGCGCTCCTGGCGCTCGACCTTTTCCTTGGTCTTGGTGGAAACGGCCGGCAGGGCGACCGGGGTCAGGCCGACTTCCTCGCTGAGGATGTCCAGCTCGCGCTGGCCCATTTCGCGGTAGCGGCCCATGGTCAGTTCGGAGGTCAGGAACACCGGTCCGAAGCGTACGCGCTTCAGGCGGCTGACGATCACGCCCTGGGATTCCCACAGGCGGCGAACTTCGCGGTTACGGCCTTCCATCACCACCACGTGGTACCAGTGGTTGAAGCCTTCGCCGCCCGGCGCTTCCTGGATGTCGCTGAACTTGGCGGGGCCGTCTTCGAGCATCACGCCGGCTTTCAGGCGTTCGATCATCTCTTCGTCGACTTCGCCACGCACGCGTACGGCGTACTCGCGGTCCATCTCGTAGGACGGGTGCATCAGGCGGTTGGCTAGTTCGCCGTCGGTGGTGAACATCAGCAGGCCGGTAGTGTTGATGTCCAGGCGGCCGACGTTGATCCAGCGGCCGCTGCGCAGGCGCGGCAGGCGGTCGAACACGGTCGGACGGCCTTCCGGATCGTCGCGGGTGCAGACTTCGCCCTCGGGCTTGTTGTAGATCAGGACGCGGCGCACATGCTCTTCGATCTTCTCGCGCTTGAGCAGGCGGTCATCGACGGCGATGGCATCGCGGTCGCCCACGCGCTGGCCAAGGGTGGCGACGGCGCCATTGACCTTGACCCGGCCTTCCTCGATCCAGGCCTCGACGTCGCGGCGCGAGCCCACGCCCATGCGGGCCAGGACCTTCTGCAGCTTCTCGCCTTCCGGAGCGGGGGTCAGTTCGGTGTTTTCGTGCTGGTCGTTCATCTCGGCACCTCCCGGTGTGTCGTGCAACGAAGAAAAAGGTCGCGCATCATACGCGCTTGTGCGCGGCAAAGCACCGCCCGCAGTCGGGAAAGACTAGTCGACTTACAGGGGAATGAAGCCATGCAGCACGAAGACGACTTCACCGGGGCCAAGCTGGCACTGTTCCATGCGGGCCAACTGGTGGTCTACAAGCGCGACGACAAGCCGGGAATTCCCTACCCCGGCTGCTGGGACTTTCCCGGCGGCGGCCGCGAAGGCGACGAGAACCCGGCGCAATGCGCGCTGCGCGAGTTGGAGGAAGAGTTTGGCCTACGCCTGGGCGAGCAACGCATCGAATGGCAGCGCCGCTACCCTGCTACGCACGGCCCCGCGCCCTGGGCCTGGTTCCTGGTGGCGCGGCTGCAACAGAACGAGTTCGAGGCCATCCGTTTCGGCGATGAAGGCCAGTACTGGCGGCTGATGCGCGTCAGCGAATACCTCGCCGAGGAACAGGCGGTGGGTTACCTGCAGGAACGCCTGCGGCATTTCCTCGCAGGGCGCATGGACATCGCCTGAATCCGCGCGCCGGGCCGCTGATACGCATTTGAGCGGCTCATCTGAATCTGTTTCCCCCGCCCGCATTTTCCTAGATTGCCCGCTCACCGGAGCGCCCTGGTTTTCCTCCAGGGGTGGCCCGGACGTTCTGTCACAAGCGGGAATCCAGCATGAACACGAGAAGCACGGAGCAGGCGTACAACTACAAGGTGGTTCGCCAATTCGCCATCATGACGGTGGTCTGGGGC harbors:
- the rluB gene encoding 23S rRNA pseudouridine(2605) synthase RluB; protein product: MNDQHENTELTPAPEGEKLQKVLARMGVGSRRDVEAWIEEGRVKVNGAVATLGQRVGDRDAIAVDDRLLKREKIEEHVRRVLIYNKPEGEVCTRDDPEGRPTVFDRLPRLRSGRWINVGRLDINTTGLLMFTTDGELANRLMHPSYEMDREYAVRVRGEVDEEMIERLKAGVMLEDGPAKFSDIQEAPGGEGFNHWYHVVVMEGRNREVRRLWESQGVIVSRLKRVRFGPVFLTSELTMGRYREMGQRELDILSEEVGLTPVALPAVSTKTKEKVERQERKLGKKLAPSERPGRGSRTRTERAEGERPQRAPRPAAGERPARASRDGDERPARAPRDIADRPARAPRDAGDRPARGPRSDSADSRAPRKPRDAGGDRPARAPRDAGDRPARGPRSDSADSRAPRKPRDAGGDRPARAPRDGADRPARGPRSDAGENRAPRKAPSDRPAREKGAPLAERPGKPVRKPIAKRRPQAAGDGMRPGFKR
- a CDS encoding NUDIX hydrolase; protein product: MQHEDDFTGAKLALFHAGQLVVYKRDDKPGIPYPGCWDFPGGGREGDENPAQCALRELEEEFGLRLGEQRIEWQRRYPATHGPAPWAWFLVARLQQNEFEAIRFGDEGQYWRLMRVSEYLAEEQAVGYLQERLRHFLAGRMDIA
- a CDS encoding GGDEF domain-containing protein, with protein sequence MVPPKHSNTIDFDAAKLQRAASQDIRTPSRRPLELLELRQQLNLQLQVSLEADRILAVFFREIQQMLPVAYLAYYHAGADLRLEFGEAARHSADYRLTHASEYLGEISFRRARRFSEAELAQLESLMACLLYPLRNALLYRAAVQSALRDALTGTGNRIAMDQTLGREVEVARRHLLPLSILMLDLDHFKQINDEHGHSVGDDALRAVATALKNSLRNVDMVFRFGGEEFLVLLSNTPGVAAAQVGERLRAAVEELNLAAGGKRLPLSISLGCATLNGGESVDDLLRRADSALYEAKRDGRNRLACAS